The genome window TACTTGTGTTTGGATGTaagattatttgggatatttttttcctaaaaaaaaatactatatcaCTTCTTTGATGCGAtatgtataaaataaaaatataattaaaaaatatttttgtaatGCAAGTAGATAAATTTGTACAAATATTTAGCGTGCATTTAAGTCCCAACTCTTGAAAAGAAGTGCTACTCCTAATTAGTAGAAATTTTCACTTCTTTAATTCAATCATTTTCTTTGATTAATGCAAGATTAGATCAGATGAAGACGAGCATGGTAAAAGGCGGTTGCATGGAAATCAAGAGCTGTTGGAGCTTTAGATTGACCTGGGCATGCAAACCCTGAGCCTGGAAGGACTCATCACAATGGCATTAGCATCTCTCGTCTCTAAGAGCAGCCTTATTTGCAACCTCAAATAGCTAAGAATAATTGCATTTGGTAACCTGTCAATTCAAACAGCAATTTCTTTCCTGTATTATAATGAATCTCATTGAGGTACTAGCAAGCTCAAACTTTTAAACTTGCCAGCCAGGTCAGTTTTTCTACAAACGCCAAAAAATACGTTCGATCAGAAAGGTGAAAACTATCTCTACACATTATATAGTTTTTGTTTGTACATGGAGCAAAAGATGAGGCAGTGTTCAGCAAAACCGAAAGCACATTGGAAAAAAATGAGCATTGAGTTAAATATTGTGATACACAAATAAAAGAACTGGAAGCCAAATTCAAAATCTTGACTTGCCCAATTCCTAGCCCTATTGAAAATGGAAGTGGGGTTGGGGTGCCCAATCCCTATCTTGCAGGCTTGCGAACAAATGCTACGATCAAACATGCATCTGCAGTGTGCAATGTCAAGAAAATAACCTTCCTTCAAATTCTACGCAAAATTTTGGTGCACGACTAATATTTACACCATAGATTACGTATATTTACACCTTCAATTTTGGTGCAAGACTATCGGGTACTAGTTTCATGGGATTCTTATTCATCAATCTGACAATGGTGCACGTCCAACCCATACAGTAATAATACCAATAAGATTAATCATCATGAGATGAGATTAACCCAGGACTAGGAGAGATGTAATGCTACTACTGAAAAATCCCACTTCAACACACGAAGTCCAAGCCATGAACTGGAAACAAACAAAGAAAGATGCTACTGTACAAGAAATGGCACGAGCGGAAGAAGAAATGGTGGTGTCGTCTCTGCAGTTTCGGGTCATCAACAGAAACAGCAACAGCAGGCCGCACAGCTGCACCGACATCCGTTCACAATATATGTTTCAATTAATACACACACGCacttaattttactattaaccTTTTACTTTTCTAGTTAACGAGTTCTTTTTTGTCACACTTTTTTTTCCCTATTGTATTTGCCTTTCCACCTTTTTCCATTCCCCGGCGATAAGAAATACTTTACAAAATTAATATCCCAAAATTTTCAGACATTCTTATCCCTATTGTAGTCTCCTTATGTGATTTCAATTCGCAAAGTAACagtcagaaaaaaaaacaaaaaaaaaaaagatacaagAAGAAGAGTAATCCTGTTAGAAATCAAGAAAGTCCAGGGACGATTTTCAACAAAGCGTTAACATCAGGCAGTAGGATTTTCCTTTGATTCCTTAATTCTTTGTTGTCAAAATCGAGTTCCCCCCCCCCTCTACCCTAAAAAAGAGATTAAGGTTCCTTTTGTTTAGATCAAAGTCTAAAGAATCCCGTGACTACTACATTGCACCAGCAGAAAAAAGTCAAACTATATAAGAGGGGGAAtagtaagtaaaaaaaaaaaagagggatgaGGAGAAAACTGACCAGCCGCCCCCCCCTATGGACGTACTTTTGGACGTAGTTTTGCCGGGTGCTGGAGCGGAATCAGAGGCTTGAGCTGCATCTCTGACGGGATATCCAAGAGGCGGTGGGGGAGTTAAGTATGCAGGTGGTTGTGGCTGTGCTTGTGCTGCTGGGTAGGGATATGCCACTGCATGCAACCAAAACAAATATCGCATTCACATAACCAACTAATAGTAGTAGTAAGAATCATCAAACCGACCAAAACTATGGCTCCGTTTAGCAAGTGAGTTTTTtaggtgtttgtctaaaattttaccgTAGTTTACTatagaagttgtagaaaaaatttttgaagtgtgtaattttttggatattttgaattgtatagtttaaaaactttgagaagttttttgagattactatagctaaagttgttaaaaaacttgtagcaaacAAACTTGACCAAAAGCTTGCTTGCCAAACAAAGCCCGTATAATTGCAGCTAGCAACGAGATAAACCCAAGAAAAAAAGTGTTAGAGAAATAGTGATTGATCTTTTTACGTATAGTATGTATATATGATGATGATGGATGAAGCACAAAAGTACCTGGAGCCTGGTTTTGGTTGTACTTGCTCATGATGGACGGATGGATGCTGTTGAATGATATAGGGATGGAATTAGTTAACTTGAAGTGAAGTTTGATGGGCAAGACAATAGAAGATACAATACTcgtgtatatatataagattGGTCTGCATTCTAATATATAGACTTtcctgaaaatattttcccaacaAGTGCATAGGCACCCGTCTGGATCGGGTGGTGATTCACCAGATTCCCCTTAACCTATTTAGGTGTCCCTTCCCCTCGTGTAGAATAGGAGTAGTTGTAGCATAAAATCTATCGTATCGACAAAAAAAATGCATATATAAGATTGGATGGAGGAGTAGGTTAAGGTATATTTATATGTAGAAATTCATGTTTAGGACATAAGAGCAATGTTGTTAAATTCAAATCGGATAGTGACTCGGCTAAACTACTAGGTCAGGAGTCAATTGGTCGAATCGGTCGGACCGTTTTCAAAAACCCGCTGACGTCAGCATGatgttataattattttatatttttataagtttaaaaaatattgaaattaagttcTTGATTATATTTGGCCAATCATGAAAAATATTCCCAAAATATTAGACTTGCAATCAAATACAgacctaataattatatataaatatgtaaattCATAATTAAAATATGTCCATTCTCTAAAACTActtgaaaaactaaattaaaagaaattaatgcAAATTGGAATCACTGATGCGAAATTAATGAGATCATAGGGATGAAAACATCTTGATTTAGAGATCATTTAGGAAAGCAAGTGATTTTGATATTTTCACTAAATGGGTGACGTGTTCTTATTCctataaataaatgaaagtgtTACAATTTAGGTAATTCAAGCTATATTTGGGGAAAAGACGAAAAAAACTTTGAGAACCGGGTCAACCAATGGAATCGAATCATTGGTTTAGCCGATTTTTGATAGTTTTGActgattttttatcaaaacgGTTTTATACTACAAATCAGTTCGAAAAGAAGACCGGTTCATGATCGGACCGATCGAACAGGTTGATTCGGTCAGAGTCTAACAACATTGCATGGAAGGGGGAGAGGAAGAGACTTAAGGGGGAGGAaagagaaggagaaggagaaggcAGGAAGAAGGAAGGTGGGTGGTGGAGTAGTCAAAATAAGATGCGAAAGATGGCGGACTTAACAAGTAAGCAAACAACACAACAAAAAGGTAGATGGAAACACCACGAATTATTATGatgacagagagagagagagagagagagttgagacCAACCTACCAAGTTGTAGACTTTCTTAAGGCAACGACCAAGATGAAGGTTCCAAGTTCCAACTGttcaaaagaatgaaattgCCATCGAATTTCCCCTGAGAGAGGGATGACAATTAAAAAGGGTGCTCGCCCGAGGTTCATGGGGGATGACGGGGGTAATTTTTACCTTCCGTTAAAAAAAAGGGGTAGGGGATCCCATCCCATCCCCTACCCTATCCCCTgctttaatatatatatatatatatatatatatatatatattataattacatATATAACATAtttaatattattagttatactaataattatatatttatattaatgtaaattattgattagttatattaatatatttatactaaattattgattatatatttattaattatatatttCTTATTTATTATAAACTTTTTTTACACGAGCACCCAAAGGAGAAACGTGGCGGGATGAAGATGGGACAGGAGAAGCACAGGCGAGACGATGTCTAGGCAACGGGACGAGGCCCCTAGTTGTTGCAATTCCTATCTGTAGAGGCCAACTTGGTCTCGTCTATAAACAAGTTCAGTTTCAACAATTCAAAGATGGAGGAAATCAACATTGTGAAAAAAGTTCAGCAAGAATGGTTGGAGTTTAAGGAAGCTGAGGAACAAGAAGGCAGAAGAAGCATTGCTAAAACAACTCCCAATCAGCGAAATAGAAGCTGGATAACACCAATGGAGGGTGTGTATAAGTTAAACAGAGATGCTGCAATCTCCTCGCAAATGATCAGAACAAGAAAAGGTATCGTTTCTAGGAGCTAGAAAGGAGAGATTCTAAAAGTCTGGGCTATAATAGAGGAAAAGATAGGAGAACCAAGACTAGAGGAGGCCCGGGCAATCAGAATAGCTCTGCAACTAGGCAAAGAAGCAGGCCGGAGAAAGATTGAGGTACAATCAGACTGCAAAAGTGTGATAGATTGTATCACAGCAAACAACTGCAATGACTGCAACATTGCTGTGTGATACTGGAGGATATTCAACGGCTGAGAGAGCTTTTTGATCAATGCACTTTCTCCTTTGTCTATAAAACAGACAATGAGTTGTGTCATAGGCCAATGAAATTGGTTTTGAAACTAGTTAATGATGTAAAATGGGAAACAAACTTCCCAGGTTGGATAAAAGATCTAGCTCAAAAGGATAGTGAGGACAGCATGCCCCTTTTGTAAGTATATACTTGTAATATCAAGTTTAAATCGATATGAAATGTTatcattttgaccaaaaaaaaaaaaaaaaagatggaataGCATTGCCAGGTGGAACACGTCTACTATTTCACTTCTTAAGGGTGTGACTTGGTAAAGTATGCTTCTAACCAAACCTAATTATGTATTTCTTGGATTTTACATTTTCAGGGAATTTTATGTGGTGCATTACTTTTGATTTTCACTGATAATTACTTTTTGACTACAAACTTCTTTCTTAACTCTGGCTAGAAGTTTCACAGATTAGTTTTCTCGATAATTGTCATTGGTAATTGTACCATACAGCATAGACAATGGCACAACAAATATAGACTCTGTttgaattagttattttttgaggtgtttttgaaatattctaTTGTAACAATGTATGcgaaaaaattttactgtaaatgTTTTTATGgtgttttggggtgtttttgaaaatatattttgaaatatttttaagatttaaaattttaatgggGTATTTTTAAAATTGCATAAAACCTTACAACCACCCAGCGCCACTTCCCCACTCCCTCCTCTTCCctcctctctttcctctctctccCCCTTGCCACTACCGCCTCCCTCCTCTTTCTACCCCTCCTCCCTTCTCCACCCGAATCCAAATAGAGCCATATATATTAGAAGAATAAACgtaggctccgtttggattagctgtttttggggttgtttttcaaaaacaccactgtagcatttcgaatctgaaaaacaagtccgtttggattagttgtttttggggttgtttttcaaaaactatatgaaaaacttttactgtagatttttttggattatttttagaggtatttttgaaacatatttttgagtatttttagaatattataatttttatatttttatataaatatacatttattcatttataatacatttatatttacaaatgtataaatgtatattattacaaatgtataaatgtatattattataaatgtataaattataaatgaatattatataaatgtataaattataaattataatttttatataaatatacatttatgcatttataatacatttatagatatttataaaaaaatatatttatatattcatataaaaatatataaatgtattatattatatataatacataatataaatatatttataaatgtataagtgtatattattataaatgtataaattataaatgaatattataaatatattataaattataagtgtatattattataaatgtataaattataaatgaatattataaatgtatcaattaatatattataaatatatattaatattatgtagaaatatgtttatataaataatataaatgtatatatgtattaatattatgtataaatgtaaaattaatattatgtatattaatataaatgtataaatgtattatattatgtataatacataatataaatgtatatttaaatgtataagtgtatattattaaaaatgtataaattataaataaatattatataaatgtataaattaatatattataaatatgtattaatattatgttgaaatgtattaatataattaatataaatgtataaatgtattaatattatgtataaatgtacatttatataaatgtataatatattatatattatattatgtacaatttatataacatataatatttatgcaaatatattataaatatataaaatatattataaataaaataaatatttataatatgtatgtataaatatataatattagaaatgtataatatatataatataatttatatataatatacataattgaaatatacacattaatatatattataaaacaaaattgcataaatatatttataaatttaaatataaataaatgtatttatataaatatataatattatacataattgaaataaatatatttatattaatataatatatatatatatatatata of Coffea arabica cultivar ET-39 chromosome 5c, Coffea Arabica ET-39 HiFi, whole genome shotgun sequence contains these proteins:
- the LOC140007595 gene encoding uncharacterized protein, which gives rise to MSKYNQNQAPVAYPYPAAQAQPQPPAYLTPPPPLGYPVRDAAQASDSAPAPGKTTSKSTSIGGGGWLPNAIILSYLRLQIRLLLETRDANAIVMSPSRLRVCMPRGSIWKTREIGDRLFFGSSTAGQPSFPCYYHESTKT